The genomic segment CAGTGGGCAACCTGGGAATGATGACCCTCATCTTCACAGACTCCCGTCTCCATAgccccatgtatttcttcctcagCGTCCTCCCTTTTCTTGATATTTGTTACTCCTCTGTGGTCACACCCAAGCTCTTGGTCAACTTTCTGGCATCTGacaagtccatctcttttgagggCTGTGTAATCCAGCTGACCTTCTTTGTGGTACATGTGACCGCTGAGAGcttccttctggcctccatggccTATGACTGCTTCATGGCCGTCTGCCAACCCCTCCATTATGGTTCAGTCATGACCAAAGGGACCTGTCTCCAGCTGGTGGCTGCTTCCTATGTATTTGGTGGAGCCAACTCTGCTATCCAGACTGGTAATGTCTTTGCCCTGCCCTTCTGTGGGCCCAACCAGGTAACACACTACTTCTGTGACATCCCACCCCTTCTGCACCTAGCTTGTGCCAACACAGGCACAGCAGGAGTCATCCTCTATATCTTCTCTGCACTGGTTACCCTGCTGCCTGCCACAATCATCCTGACCTCCTACAGCTTGATCTTGGCAGCTATTGGGAGGATGCACTCGGCAGCTGGGCGGGAGAAAGCCCTCTCCACATGTGCCTCCCATTTCCTGGCCATTGCCATTTTCTATGGCACCGTGGTTTTCACCTACGTCCAGCCCCATGGATCCACTAATGATACCAATGGCCAAGTAGTATCTGTCTTCTACACCATCATAATTCCCATGCTAAACCCTTTCATCTACAGCCTCCGCAACAAGGAGGTGAAAGATGCCCTGCAGAGGAAGTTCCAGATCAACATCTTCCCCTGTTGAGCCCTGCAAGGTAGTTGTAGGAAAAAGGAAGGCATAGCAGCTTCCAAAACACATTATGGATTGACCTGACCAGGCGAGCAGGCCTAGTTTTGCAGGAGGTAGATGCAGTAAGAGAGCAACAGCAAATAGCATACCTTGTACAGAGCATTACAATTTATAAACATCTTCTTATTcattatcactttaaagaggacctctttaaagtgttgaaaagcaaagacgtcgccttgaaaactaaggtgcgcctgacctaagccatgggtattttcaatctcctcatatgctataagttggaattgactcaacggcagtgggtttggtttggtctcatatgcatgtgaaagctggacaatgaataaggaagaccgaagaagaattgacacctttgaattgtggtgttggcggagaatatcggccaaaagaacgaacaaatctgtcttggaagaagtacagccagaatgcttcttagaagcaaggatggcatcttacatactttggacatgtcatcaggagggatcagtccctggagaaggacatcgtgcttggcgaagtacagggtcagcagaaaagaggaagaccctcaacaaggtggactgacacagtggtgacagcaatgaactcaagcataacaatgattgtgaggatggcacagcaccaggcaatgtttcgttctgttgtgcatagggtagctatgaatagGAACTGACTCAAGCACATCTAAGAACAACATCCATTATCCCATTGAATCCTCACCACCATACTGTGAAGCAGCCATTGTTACaatgatccccattttacagatgaaggataCATGACTCAGTAAAAATAAGTTAACTACCTAAGTCATATAACAAGTGAGCGAGTGAATATTCAACATCAGGGTTATCACATCAAGACCAGGGACATGTCAATTCCATCACAGCCATAGTCTTCATTAGCAACTTTATTAAGTTTTTATTGGAAGTTCATCATAACTTCCAAGAAATATTAGCCAAGGGGCAATAACAGTTGTTTCTATTTTGCTACAGATTTCctgaaggggtggggagggagtggttgAGCTCTTTCTTCCTATTCCAGAAAGATGACCAAGGTAGAGGTGTCCTCATCTCTTATTGCAGCAGCATTTTGCTAAGCTGTCCCATTAAAATCAAGACAGACACAAAATagcattaagggtagggttgcacagctgattattataATTGCTATCAACATGTTGTATGCCtgtgtaaaaagttgaattggcataAGCCATGTAATACATTtacaataatgacaaaaaaaaaaaaaaagtagctgctgaggctgcttacatacaaccaaacacctcgtggaatttgatttcttgattaggAGGAttagggccatggtttcatgggacatcccagttaattggcctaataatgtgtttagtgcttctgttctacctcctagttcattgcataatgCCTGGGttcctaaaagcttgcaaatggccatccaaggcacaacattcggtctctattcacttggagcaacaaaggaagaaagagagccaggaataggaggatatggaatgtggggTTAATTGCctccctgaacaactgcctctttagccatgagaccagaactggatggtgcccagctgccattactgaatTTTTTGACCAAAAATTCCata from the Loxodonta africana isolate mLoxAfr1 chromosome 7, mLoxAfr1.hap2, whole genome shotgun sequence genome contains:
- the LOC100654366 gene encoding olfactory receptor 5J3-like produces the protein MTPGELALASGNHTPVTHFILLGFSNYPDLQELLFGVFLLIYAMTVGNLGMMTLIFTDSRLHSPMYFFLSVLPFLDICYSSVVTPKLLVNFLASDKSISFEGCVIQLTFFVVHVTAESFLLASMAYDCFMAVCQPLHYGSVMTKGTCLQLVAASYVFGGANSAIQTGNVFALPFCGPNQVTHYFCDIPPLLHLACANTGTAGVILYIFSALVTLLPATIILTSYSLILAAIGRMHSAAGREKALSTCASHFLAIAIFYGTVVFTYVQPHGSTNDTNGQVVSVFYTIIIPMLNPFIYSLRNKEVKDALQRKFQINIFPC